The window CGCCGCTTGGGATCGGCCGGCTCGTCGAGCTTTACCTCGATGATCGGGATCAAGCCCGGGATCCGGCGCGTGTACGGATGATCGACCAAGCCGACGGTATCTTTTTCACCGGCGGCGATCAGTCGCGCCTCATGAGCCTGACCGGAGGTACGCCGATTGAGGCGGCCATTCACGCGCTCCACGATCGCGGGGGACTTATCGCGGGAACGTCGGCGGGAGCCTCGGCGCAGGGAGAGACGATGCTCGTCGGCGGAAGCGGCGAAGAGACGCCGCGCATCGGCGACATCGAACTGGCGCCGGGGCTTGGCCTCATCCCCGACTGCATCATCGACCAGCATTTCGCGGAGCGCGGGCGCATCGGGCGGCTTCTCGGCGCGGTCAGCCGTCGTCCCGACTGTCTCGGAATCGGGATCGATGAGGACACCGCGCTCCGGATCGAGGCCGGCACCGCGCGGGTGATCGGAAGCGGCGGCGTCACGATCGTCGACGCGTCGCGGGCGAGCCATTCCGCCGCGGCGGGCGCCTCGTCCGGCGGCATCGTATCGCTTCACGGCGCGACGCTTCACGCGCTGCGCGATGGGGAGAGTTTCGACCTGGCGCCGCGCCGCCCGGCGAAATAGGCTGCGCAACGGCGCTCAGGGCGCCGCGTTACGTCCGGAGAAGGGACACCGCCAATCGGGTCCGACAGCCCGCCCCGAATATTGCCGTGCCTCCGACACGTCGCCGTGACGGGCAAGCATGGGGTTCGCGCTTCCGGCCAAGGCGATGTCGCGTGCGATGATCTTTCCGCGCATCGTCTCATAGACCTCGGTCTCGCGCAGTTTCTCGAACTGGTCGTGGAGGTTGAACACCAGTGCGGGGCGTTGGAAGCGGCGCGCGGGACGGCTGGCTCGGGGGTGGAGGCCGACGACGAAAAAGGCCTCGCCGCCGAAGCTCAGCGAGAAGTGCGGATCATCGGGGCTGTGACTGACGCGTGGATCTGGCGGCTGGCCTGCCCAGTCGTCCTTCCGGCTCAGCGAGTCGATACGCTCCCACAGGAATGTCTCGAACGCTTGCTCGTCGAGCCCACCATCCTCCTCGAAGATCACCACGAGCGAATGGAAGAGGCTCGGCGAACGCGCATAACTCCAGGCGAGATCGAGGAGATTGGGGTAAATGCGCAGATCGTCCCAGGCCGAGCGCATGTCGCGGCCGACCACGAAACGGATCTGGCTTCGCGCCAGCGCCGACTTCGCTCCGACGCACGGAAAATCCGCCGAACGGATGAAGGCCTGGAAGCGTTGAGCCAGAGGATGGGAACTGTCGTCGGTTGGTGGTAGCATGCTGCTGAAACCGACCTCTCTTGCCGCGGTTGCAGCAAGTTAACCTGGGTTGCGTCGATTCCTCGCAGGTCTCGCCAGCACCCGATCCATGCACGCAACCGGGGAGCTGGCGCCGGGATGAGTTCACATTGGACCATGATGCGCGACCCAGGCTGGCGCTGACGCTACGTCGAGCTATGTTGCCATGCATCGGAGGAGAAGGCGCGCGATGGCGAGCTGTAAGAAGCTCGTTCGAGCCCTGCGATTTTCTCTTCTGTTGAGCGCCATTAGCCCGACATTCCCTAGTGACACATAATCTTCCGGAATGCGCCTGCCCGCATCGACGACGCCAAAATGACGCTGCTTCGTTTCAAACGGATTGTCGAACATTCGAAGACCGAGCTCCTGATCCCTCGCATGGCTGGACGGCAGATGCGACCCCGGGCCAAGCCTGCGAGGCCGGCGTGCGGTCGAGCGATCCGCGCTCCGCGCTGCAGCCGCCACAGCGCCAAAGCTCGGTCATAACAACCGACGCCGCCCCGCTTCTATTCGGTTCAAATTTTTCCCATCGGCGGCCGACCGCTAGCCGACCGCAATTAGCGAAGTGAAAGGAGACGGCATCCCCTGTACCGATTACCGTCAATCGGTCAGGAGGATGCCGCCAGTCAGCGACCAGAGGGGTCGCATTTCCTACTCCGGAGCGGCGATCGGGGCTCGCGGCTAGAGAAGCGAACAGGCATCAGCGAATGAAAGGCGCGGCAGACGTTCAAGCGGCTCGTCGTCTCCATGCCCGAGCGCGCAGAGGAAATTCGAGCGCAGTTCGGTACCTGCAAAAAACTCCTCGTCGAGCGCCGCCCGGTCGAAGCCCGACATCGGACCGCAATCGAGGCCCATCGCTCGCGCCGCCATCATGAGATAGGCGCCCTGCAGCGTGCCGTTGCGAAAGGCCGTCTCGTCGCGCGTGATCGGATCGGCGAACCAGTGCCTTGCCCCGGGATTGTGGGGAAACAGCTCCGGCATCCTGTCGGCAAATGCGAGGTCTTGCGCAATGATGACGATCGCCGCAGCATCGATGCTTTTCGCAGCATTGGTCGCCGACATGTGGCGCGCAACGCGCGCTTTCGCTTCGTCGGTGACGCAGAACAGGAAGCGGGCCGGCGAGACATTCGCCGATGTAGGCCCCATCTTGAGGACATCGTAGAGCTTGCACCACAGGCGGTCGGGCAATCGCTCCTTCTTCCAGCTGTTGCGCGAGCGTGCGTCAAGGAACAGCTCCCCGAGCGTCGTCGCCGTATCTCTGCTGCTCATCGGTGAAACCATTCCTCCATCATGACATTGGCCGGCCCGGGAGCCCCTCCCGAGCCGGACCACCCCCCGTCTAGAATTCAATCGTCGCATCGATGCCATAGGTGCGCGGTCGGTTGAAACTGGCCGAGATGAAGCCGCTGATATCCGACGCATATTCGACCACCCGCTTGTCGAAGAGGTTCTGGCCCCAGAGCGACACCTTCATCTGCGCTCCGGCAAGCGGCAGGTCGGCGATCGACAGGCGGCCATTGACGAGCCAGTGCGCCTGCGTCGTCGCAGCGCGGCGGAGCGCCGGGTCGGCGGGCGGGATGAGGATGAAGCTGATGTCGCTCTTGTACGACGCATCGAATTGCACCGATGCGTAGGCGCCGCTTCCCGTCGGGCGGGTGCGATACTGGACGCTGGGTGCAAAGGTGAATTTCGGCGTCTGGGTCCGCTTGGCAATGCCGGCGATATCCTGTGGGGTGCCGGTCGCGGCGGTCGACATGAAGCGCTTATACTCGAAGTCGAGGAGACCGAGATTGGCACCGATCTGCAGACCTTCGACGGGCGCGATGGTCAGTTCGCCCTCGAGCCCGCGGATGCGTGCCTTGCCGGCATTTTCATAGTTCAGAACGGTGGTGAACACCGACACTTGCAGATCGTCATAATCTGCATCGAACGCTGCGAGGTTGAGGCGAACCCGATTGTCCCAGAACTGTCCTTTCAGTCCGACTTCATACGAGATCAGCTTTTCCGGGTTAAAGCGCGTGCCATTGTAGATGCCGCCCGAAAGATATCCGGTTCCGGCCTTCGCATAGACCATGACGCCGTCGCTTGCCTGATATTCGGCGACGGCCTGCCAGGTCAGGCGGCTGAAGGACGCGCGGCTGTCGGTCGCCGGAGCCGTAAGAAAATTGACCTCGCGCCGCTTGTCCCATGTGTGGCGGGCGCCCGCCGTCAGCGTCAGGCGGTCGAAGAGCTTGAGGCTTCCCTGCGCGTAGGCCGCATAAGAGCGATTGGTAACGTCGACATTGGAGAACTGGTCCGCAGCGGTGACGGGCACCGGCTGTCCCTGCGGCGGGAAGGTCTTGAAGAACATGACTGGATTGTAGTTGGTCGCATTCTCCTCGAAATAGAAGGCGCCAGCTACCCAGTCGAAGGCGTCCGACTTGCCGTTGATCTGCAGCTCGTTCGAATATTGATGCTGCTTGCGGTTCGAGATGGCGTTGAGGATGGTGAACTCGTTGCCCGTCCCTCCAAAGGGATCGATCAGCTTGTTGCCGTCGAAGCTGTTACCAAGACTGAGCTGGCGAAGCTTGCGATAGGCAGCGATATTCTTAACGGTGATCGCATCGCTGACCTCATAGGCCAGCGTCAGGCTATGGCCTTGCGAGCGCAGCCGGTCGGTCGCGCGCTGCGCCTCGTAGATAGCGTCGAGCGGCTCCGACGAAATGATGTTGGTTCCGCCGAGCCCGGGTTGCAGCGAGAAGATGAATTCGGCGGTGGCGCCGAGAGGGTTGGTCCCGGGCAGATCGTTCGCGCCGCGAAAGCCGAGCGCCTGAAACCCCAGCTGAGACCCCCTGAAATCGGTGAAGTCGAACTTGTAGTCGGCGGTGAAAGGACCGCCCCGATCATATCGCACCGCGGCGAAGATCGAGTCCGAATTTTCCTCGCCGAGCGTCCTGGCCGCACGGCTGGTGCCGATCTCGCCTCCCGTTCCGGGCCCGTAGATACGCTCGACCCCGGCTGCGAGGTTCTTCACATAGCCATCGGTTTCGCGGTGCGCGTAGGTGATTGATGCACTGAGCCCGCCGAATTCGGGGAGATCGACGCGAGTGCGCGAGCGGAACTCATTGTAGCGGCCATATGTAAGATCCTGCCTGACGCCGAACTCGCCGCTCGGCGGCCGCGTGATGAAATTCACCGCGCCGCCGGTCGTGTTCCGTCCGAACAAGGTGCCTTGCGGCCCGCGCAGCACCTCGACACGCTCGATGTCCGCGACGTCGAACAGGCTGCCGGAAGCCCGGCCCAGATAGACGCCATCGATGTAGATGCTGACGCCATTGTCGACCTGCGCCGCCGTTTCGCCGGCAAGGATGCCGCGCAGCGAATAGACGGGCAGCGCGGCGTTGCTCGGCTGGCGAATGACCTGGAAATTGGGCACGACTGCGCCGAGCCCGGCAACGCTTGTGATCCGCTGCGCCTCGAGCGCGTCGCTCGTGAGCGCGGTCACCGCGATCGGCACCCGCTGCAAATTCTCCTCGCGCTTCTGCGCGGTGACGATGATGTCCTGGAGCCCCGCATCGGCAGCGGCTGCGTCATTCTCCTGCGCAGCCACCGCGGCCGGGACGGCGGCGAGAAGCGCGGCGGCGCTGCACAAAAGCAGCGCGCGCGCAGCGCGGACCTGTGGCTTGGTCTTCAACATGGTCTTTCCCCTTCCCTTGTAGACCCATCTTCGGGGTCCTTTTTGATTTTTGCCGGAAGCGCCGGCGGCGCGGTATCAGGCGGCTTTCACGCTGGCGGGCTGCGGCCGGAATGCTGGCGGAGTCCGCGCTGTTCGAGCAGCGGAAGCACTTTCTCGGCGAAGAAGGGCATTTCCTCGAGATAGTCGTGGAAGCCGAGGAAAAGCGCATCGACGCCGGCGTCGTGGAAGCCTGCGATCTTGTCGGCGATCTGCTCGGGCGTTCCGATGAGCGCGTCGCTTCCGGCCGACATCGCGATATCGCGGAGCGCCGCGTCCTGCTTCTCTTCGGGTATCTTGTCGACCGGGATGCCGGAGGACATGGCGAGCCGGCGCGCGGCGACGAGGTCGGCATTGTCGCGCAGCAGCTGATGGTGGCGGCGCGCCTCTTCCTCGGTCTCGCGGCAGACGACAAGAGCGAGCGATGCCATACCGACGTCGGGATTGCCCGCCGCCGCCGCCGTTTCTCGCAGCGTGATGCCATGCGCTTTCAGCCGTTCGCGATCGTCGGACCGGGCGAAGGTCACATCAGCATGCCGTGACGCGAAAGCGATACCGTCGGCCGAGGTCGCAGCGCTTACGAGCGGGGGCGACGCCTGGATGGGCTTCGGCGCGCTGACAAGATTCTTCAGGTCGAAAAACTCGCCCTTGTAATCAAACGGCTCCTCTTCGCTCCACAGCCGGCGCACGATGTCGAGCCACTCGGTTGCATAGGCATAGCGGTCTTCCTGCTTGTGCGGCGCGAGGCCGAACATGCCCATTTCTTCCTTGTACCAGCCCATCACCATATTGATGCCGCCCCGGCCGCGCGACACATGATCGATGGTCGCAACCGCCTTCGCCGCGAACACCGGGTTCACCATCGGCAGATGGATCGTGGTGATGGTCATCAGCCGTTCGGTGACCGCTGCGATCGCCGCCATGTAGGTCAGTGTTTCATAGGTCTCGCCGGCAAAATTGCTCTCGCCGCCGAATCCTCTCCAGCGCGACACGGGCATGAAGAGTTCGAAGCCGAGGCGGTCTGCGAGCTGCGCAATAGCGAGACTATGGTCCCAGGTCACTTCATAGGAGGATGGCACGGTGTGGATACCGCCCGAGCCGGTGCCGTTGGTGGCGAAAATGCCCAGCATCAGGGGCTGCTTGCGGTGCTGCGCGAAGATCGAATCCTCGCGTGCGACCCGTGTTTGTCGAACCATGCGTCTATCCTTCCTGGAAAAGCTCAGGACCGTGCCGGCGCCGCATCGGCGACGAAGCGCAGGTCTGCGCCATTGATGTCTTCGAGTATCGGCGACGGCCCCGCGGGAAGATCGATCCCGCGGCCGGCAAGCAGCGCCCGTGCCGCGTCCAGATCACTCATGAGCATGTCGAGACGGAACACGCCCTCGCCGCGGCTCGCGATGATCGAGGAGAGCCGTTCGGCGAGGCGACCGCGCGTCTCGCCATCGGCAAGCGCATAGAGGCCCACCTCGCGAACGCCCCAGCCGTTGCCCGGCGCCTTGAAGTGAACCGAGCGAAGACCGGGTTCGGCCGAGCGCGCGGTGGTATCGACCGCGTCGGACCCGAAGACCTTCGCATAGGTCTCGCGCGCCGCTTCGAGGTCGGCGACGACGAGATCGATCCCGCCGATGCCGCGGAAGAGGCCGCCCTGCGTCTCGTCGCCAAAATCGGATGAGCCGTCGCGCGTGAACATCATTTCGCGCGCTTTCTTTTCACCACCTGGAACATGGCACGCGATGAAGACTTCGAGCCCGTGAAGCGTGCCGAGGGTGTTGCTCTCGCCGACGGCATAAGTCTGCGGCTCGGGGTGAGCGAATTCGAGGCCGCGGCCGCGGAGCTCTGCCATGGTCGCGGGAAGGTTGTCGCACATGACCCCGATGAGGAAGATACGGTCCTCGGGAACCCGGATCGAGTCTCCGCCTTCCTGGAACAAGCCGAGCGCATGCGACATCTCGCCGTTCCCTGGGAGCTGATAATACATGGCGGTGATCGACTGCCCCGGCGTCATGTCGGGGTGGATCCACAGAGGTTCGGTTCCGAAAATCCGGTCGAGCCGGTCCTTGGCTCCTTCGAGATCCTTCAGGACATAGTCGATGACATAGATATTGGTGAGCACGTCGGCTTTCCTCTCCTGTGCACCTCGCCGGGTGCTGGAGGGAAGGTCCGGATTTTACGCGCTCACGGCAAGCGCAATGGCGCGATTCAGCTTCATAATCTGCGCCCGCTTCACTCTCCTGACACCTCAGGTAACAATAACTGTTACCCGGATGGCATATGCGATATAGGCCATGCGACATAAAAGTGCGCTCGCGAAGGACCGCACGAAGCAACGGACCATGAAAGCGCTGCCGGGCGCATGGTCGGGAGAGACTATGAACGATGAAGACACCGCCGGTCCGGTCTCGGAGTCGCGCTCGGCACCAGGCGAGGCCCACGCTCGCGGCGCCGACTTGGAAGCGCGCCGCCACCGCCAGAGCAGGCTTCTGAAGACCGTCCTCAAGCAGCAGATCCGGATCCGGGGCATGCGCTACAAGGATATCGCCGACCAGCTCGGTGTCAGCGTCATGACCGTGAAGCGCTACCTCAATTCCGAGCGTGTGCCGGTCGAGACGCTTGAGGATATCGGGGCCTGTCTTGGCCTGGGCCTTCTCGAACTCGCAGAAATTGCCAAGGCGGACGACAGCGGCGACGCGCTCGATCTCGAACTGCAGCAGGAGACCGAACTGGCCGCCGACTATGCGCTCGCGCTGATGCGGTTGCTACTCTACAGCGGGATGACCGTTCCAGAGATCATGGAGGAATATGCGATCGACGAGCCGACGGTCGTCCGGCTGCTTGCCCGTCTCGACCGCCTGAAGCTCATCGAACTGCTGCCCGGCAATCGCGTCCGGATCCGGGGGACGCGCCACGTTGAATGGAGGCCCGGCGGCCCGATCCGCCGGACGATCGAGAACGATATCCGCAAGAATTTCGTCGCGATGGATTTCGCCAACACCGAGGAGTTTTTCGGATATGAATCCGTGCGGCTGACGAAATCCTCCATCCGGCAACTCGAGGGTCATATGCGCAACCTCGTTCGCCAGGTGCGCACGCTGCATCGCATCGACCAGGGCGCCAAGAGCGAGGAGAAGCAATGGTATACGCTCTTCGTGGCGCAGCGCGAAACCAACTGGGGATTTCCGGTCAATCAGGGCCAGCGCCTGATCCCGCGCGCGCGCGGCGGGCCGGCCTATCCCTCGCTCCCTGCAACACTTCCGCACGGTGACCTCGACCCTGATCGCTGATCGCTGATCGCGAAAATGATGGCGCCAGTTCGGCCACCTTCAGGCCCAGGCGCGTTCAGATTACCTTGAAAGCCCGGTGAAGCTTTTGCGCAAGCGCCGCTTCAAAATCGTCCTCCCGATCGAAGGAGCTGAAGATGAGGCGAAACGTCACGGCTCCGATAATCATGTCAAAGAGAAGATCCGGATCAGCATCAAGGACAATTTCTCCCCGCGCCTTCAGGCGGTCGACAATACCGGCCAATTGGCGCCGCGCACCCGCTTCAGCCGGTTTATGCAGTTCCTCGCGAAGAGCCGGTTCGTATTGAAAGGCGCTGTTGAGACCTGCGGTCGCTGCCACCACCTCAGGCTTGTAATAATTCTGCGCGACCTGCCGCACGAGCGAAAGGAGCTGCGACAAGAGATCCCCGCCGGTTTCCCTCAAATCTTCACCATCGGGTCCATAGGCAATCTCGGCCACAAGATGCACTTTGCTTGGCCAGCGGCGATAGATGGTTGGCCGTCCGATCCCGGTCCGGCTGCCTATCGCCTCAAACGTGAGCGCATCATAACCGCTCTCGGCAAGCAGCGCCCGCGCGGCGCTCAGGATCTGATCGCCGATCTCCTCGTTGCGCGGTCGCCCGGCAGCCGGCTTCCTCCCCGGCGCGCGCTTCGTTCCAGCGATGTCCGCTCCCCTCTTCTCCAACGTCTGCACGATCATTCTACCTTCCGCGGTTCCACGCACAAGGGCTTGCGCGCGCCCCGTCATTTCGTTACGATGCGTAACGTAATATAAATAGACGGGAGACGAATCATGCGCAAGGTGAAGCTTCGTGCGGGGGTTTTCCTCGCTCCTTTCCATCCGTTGGATGAAAGTCCGACGCTGGCGCTCGAACGCGATCTGGAGCTCGCGCGCTATGCCGATGAGATCGGTTTCGAAGAATTCTGGTTCGGAGAGCATCATTCGGGAGGCTATGAGATCAGCGCCTCGCCCGAGCTCATGATTGCCGCCGCCGCGCAGCGGACGAAGCGGATCAAGTTGGGCACCGGCGTCGCGTCCCTGCCCTATCACAACCCGCTGATGACCGCGAACCGCATCGCGCAGATCGATCAGTTGTCGTTCGGACGCGCTATCTTCGGCGCTGGCCCGGGACTTCTGGTGAGCGACGCGCACATGATCGGTCTCGACGCGAAGGAGTCGCGCGACAAGCTCGACGTCGGCCTGTCGGTGGTAACACGGCTGCTGCGCGGCGAATGGATTACCGAACATTATGAGGGCTGGTACGACCTGCGCGACGCCCATTGCCAGATCCTGCCTTATCAGCGCGATCTCGAAGTCTGCGTCGCAAGCACCTTTTCGCCGAACGGCGGCACGCTGGCGGCAAAATATTCCGCAGGTATGCTCTGCCTCGCGTCGACGGTCATGGGCGGTTTCGACGCGCTGTCGACAAACTGGAAAATCGCCTGCGAAGCGGCCGCGCGTGACGGGCGTTCGATGGATCCCAGCGGCATCCGTTGCGCGACCGACATCCATGTCGCCGAGACGCGCGACAAGGCGATGGACCAGGTTCGCGAAGGCTATGAACGCTATCTCCTCTACATCAAGAACCAGTCCGAGCAGTTGAAGGAATCACCCGCGCACAAGACGCTCGAGGAACTGATCGAAACCCACCAGATCGTCGTCGGAACACCCGACGATGCGATCGAACAGGTACGCCGTCTAGAGCTCAAGGTGCCGGATTTCGGCTGCCTGCTCGTCCTCGACAAGAATTGGGCCGATACGGCGGACAAAAAGCGTTCGATGGAGATGATCGGGCGCTATGTTCTGCCGGCGATCAACGGCGAGAACCGTCTGAGACAGGAGTCCTTCGACTGGGCGCGCGCCAACCGCGACGGCTTCATCGAGACCATCACCAGCGCAACCAAGCGGGCGTTCGAGAAGCACGCGGCCACAGCGCCGCAGCAGGTCGAAGCTGCGGTCGCAAGCCGCTAGGCTCGCACAGAGAGGAGAAAGAAGATGCTTTCAGCCAATTACATCGAGCCCGGCCGCATCGAGGCGCGCGACGACGCGACGCGTCCGGCTCCCGGGGCCGGCGAAGTGCTTGTCGCCGTCGAGGCCTGCGGAATCTGCGGGTCGGATCTCCACATGTATCGCAACGACAGCTACCGAGAGAGCCTCGTGCGGAGCACACCCGAAGGTTATGACGTACCCGGTCATGAATTTTCGGGCCGTATCGCGGAGCTTGGCGAGGGCGTCGAGGGATGGGACGTCGGCGAGGCCGTCGTCGGCGTCACCGGCTATGGCGGAGGGATGGCTGAATTCGTCACAGTTCCGGTCAACCCTTTCCAGCTCGTCCGCATCCCCGAAGGGGTTAGCTTCGCCGAAGCCGCGACGACCGAACCGATGGCCGACGGGCTCCAGATGGTGCGCAAGGCGGCGGTCGCTCCGGGCGAGAATGTCATGGTGATCGGCGTCGGCATCATCGGGCTCGGCGTCATCCAGGCGCTGCGCACCAAGGTGCCGGATATCGGCAAGATCATCGCCGTCGACATCCATGACCGCAGGCTCGACATGGCAAAGACGGTGGGTGCGACCGACGGCATTAACCCGAAAAAGCACGATATCTTCGAGGAAGCGGCGCGCCTATGCGGACGTGAGAATGACTATCGCGGCGAGTCCGCCAATATCGCGGTGGTCTTCGACTGCGCGGGCTATATCAAGCATATTCCGGGTCCGCCGCCGCTCGAGATCGCACTGCACTGCCTTGCCAATCGCGGGGGCCGGATCATCTGCTTCGGCGGATATGAAGACCGCATGTCGATCGACTTCGGCTATGTGATCAAGAAGGAGCCGGTGATCATGGGATCGAACGGCTACGCGGCCGAAGAACTCGCAGAATCGCTCGAACTGATGCGCAGCGGCACCGTCGACAGGAATATCCTTATCTCGCACCATTTTCCGCTCGGCGAGGTCAGCGATGCGTTCGAGGCACAAGGGACGCCCGAGGCCGTCAAGGTGATGATCGACATCGAACAGGCAGCGGCCTGACCTGCGTTTCAGCCGATGATTGTCTACGCCTATGATCTCACGCACCGGGCCGATCGGCACGAGGCTTTCCTCGCGGCGATCGGCCGGTTGCAACAGGCTCTCGACACGCTCGACGGGCTTGCCGGGACGAGACTGCTGGACAATCTCTCCCGGCCTTGTTCCTATCGTTTCGAGGAGAGCTGGTTATCCGCCGAGGCGCATGATCAGCAAAGCGGCAGGATCGACAAGGGCCTGTTTGCCGCCTTGCTCGAAACCTTGTCAGAAAAGCCGGCCCGCGAAACGCTGCAGCTGGTGACGAGCCAAGGCGCTCCTTAATGCTCGTTTGATCCCATTCCCTCGAACGGCCGGGCATGTTTCGAGCCGCCGCGTCGCAATTCGGGGATGAAGGGATAGCGTGCGTTCGTGTTGCTGCGCTCGTCGCCAGCATAGCGCGGATAGTAGCGCCCCGTATATTCGGTGACGACTTCGAAGCCGAGCATGCGCCGTTCTTCCTCGCTGAGTTCCTGATAGACATCGTCATGAAGCGAGGCGACGTAATCGTCCTGCGCGCGAATGAAGTGCATGCAATAGCCATTCAGGATCGAGAGGCGCGTCTTGTCGGACGTCGCCGTCCCCTGGAAATGCCAAAGGCGGCTTTCGAAGATGATCGCCGAACCCGCACGGCAGACGGCTGGCACCGTATCGACGGTCTCGAGCGTCTCGGCCTTCCCGGTCTCGGGGTTTATCGCGATACCGGGCGCGCGTCCCGACAAATGGCTTCCGGGAACGACCTGGGTCGCGCCCATGTCGCCCTCGAAATCGCTCAGCGCGACCATGGCGTGAAAATAAATCGGAACCGGAATCTGGAAGGGGATCGGCTGGTGATCGATGTGCATCACCTGTCCGCCCGATCCCTTGCGCACGACAAGACCCGTCGATTGCGCCATATAATAGGGCGTTCCCCCGAGAATATGCCGTCCATATTCGTGCACAACGGGGTGCATGGCGAGATCGATGAAGTCCCTTCCCTTGTTCACGAGCGCCAGGACGCCCTGCCATGCGATCGAAGCGCCA is drawn from Sphingopyxis sp. OPL5 and contains these coding sequences:
- a CDS encoding zinc-dependent alcohol dehydrogenase — protein: MLSANYIEPGRIEARDDATRPAPGAGEVLVAVEACGICGSDLHMYRNDSYRESLVRSTPEGYDVPGHEFSGRIAELGEGVEGWDVGEAVVGVTGYGGGMAEFVTVPVNPFQLVRIPEGVSFAEAATTEPMADGLQMVRKAAVAPGENVMVIGVGIIGLGVIQALRTKVPDIGKIIAVDIHDRRLDMAKTVGATDGINPKKHDIFEEAARLCGRENDYRGESANIAVVFDCAGYIKHIPGPPPLEIALHCLANRGGRIICFGGYEDRMSIDFGYVIKKEPVIMGSNGYAAEELAESLELMRSGTVDRNILISHHFPLGEVSDAFEAQGTPEAVKVMIDIEQAAA
- a CDS encoding phytanoyl-CoA dioxygenase family protein, which encodes MTVQSSISATEGPIPTRDIEQGKRNLDAYGFTVHEDLLTPDEVSQLRDRLCEQAELECEEGVATYRLAERVDGAIADRKLGKPPAGASIAWQGVLALVNKGRDFIDLAMHPVVHEYGRHILGGTPYYMAQSTGLVVRKGSGGQVMHIDHQPIPFQIPVPIYFHAMVALSDFEGDMGATQVVPGSHLSGRAPGIAINPETGKAETLETVDTVPAVCRAGSAIIFESRLWHFQGTATSDKTRLSILNGYCMHFIRAQDDYVASLHDDVYQELSEEERRMLGFEVVTEYTGRYYPRYAGDERSNTNARYPFIPELRRGGSKHARPFEGMGSNEH